The window GTTAATTCGCTCTCATATGAGCGCATTATGAAGGGTACGGAACAAGCCTATGAGCCACCTGGGACCCGAACCCGAGTCTGGCAAGCGAGTGTTGCGGCGAGAGTTCCTCACGGTGAGAAGCCGGTATACGGCCGATGACGTGCGGGAAACCGGGGCCGCACTCGCCACCCGCGCCCTGGAGCTGCCCGAACTGGCGCACGCGCGCACCGTGGCAGCTTACGTGTCCGTGGGGAGCGAACCGGGCACCCGTGCGCTCCTCGACGCACTCCACGCGCGCGGCGTGCGCGTCCTGCTCCCGGCGCTCCTCACGGACAACGACCTGGACTGGGGCGCGTACGCCGGAGAGGGCTCGCTGGTCTCCGTACAACACCGGGGAAAGATGGCCCTCCTGGAGCCCGCGGGCGAGCGCCTGGGCCCGGACGCCGTGCTCGCGGCCGACGCCGTGCTGCTGCCCGGCCTGGCCGTGGACGCGCGCGGGATGCGGCTCGGCCGCGGCGGCGGATCGTACGACCGGGTCCTGGC is drawn from Streptomyces liliifuscus and contains these coding sequences:
- a CDS encoding 5-formyltetrahydrofolate cyclo-ligase; the encoded protein is MSHLGPEPESGKRVLRREFLTVRSRYTADDVRETGAALATRALELPELAHARTVAAYVSVGSEPGTRALLDALHARGVRVLLPALLTDNDLDWGAYAGEGSLVSVQHRGKMALLEPAGERLGPDAVLAADAVLLPGLAVDARGMRLGRGGGSYDRVLARLDRAGADPALVVLLYDSEVVDRVPEEPHDRPVHAVVTPSGVHRFRRPSP